Sequence from the Magnetococcales bacterium genome:
TCCCTTACCCGGAAAGCCGCCTGCAGCAGAGGCAGCAGGGGCAGATCGCCATCCAGCACCCGCAACGCCTCCTGGTGGGAGAGTCCTTCACCCGACAGCACTTTTTCGGGCAACCCGGCACAAAAAGCCTCGCCTTGCACCATCATACACCTTCCCGTCCCTGAAAAAGGCCGACCAGCAGCCGATAACTCACTGCAAACGCACCGGTATTTTCCGAACCACGCAATATCCCGCGCAAGGGCGCGGTCTCCATCGGGCGATGTCCCTCACGGGGCACTCCGGCGCCGATACGCCGCAACTGGCGCAGGAAAGCCAGTCCCGAGGCGTGTCGTTCCGTCAGGCGGACCTCCTCCACCTCTCCGCCGCCCTGCCACCAGGAGGACAGGGTCGCCGCGTCCGGAAAGGGGAGTACGCCGCAGGGCACACCCCGCGCGGCGCACAGTTCCGCCCACTCCCGGAAGGTCCCCTCTCCCAGGGTGGCCAGAGCCAGCCAGCCGCCGGGACGCAACAGACCGCCCCAGCGAACCAGCGCTCCGGACGGATCGGCAAACCATTGCCAGGTCAGGCTGGAAACCACCAGATCCCACCCTCCCCGCACCGCCGGATGCTCCCCGTCCATGATCAGAAACGAGAGACCATCCCTCTCCCCCAGGCGTTGACGGCATCGCAGCACCATGCCGGGGGCCAGATCGGTGCAGAGCAGCCTGCCCTGCGGCCAACGCTGCCGCAGCGCCCGGCTCAGGAAACCGGTACCGCAGCCAATCTCCAGTATATTCGGTGTATTTCCCAGTTCCAGAGGATCTATCCGGCGCATCAGATGCCGCACGGCTTCCTGCTGAATGCGGGCCGACTCGTCGTAGGTCGCGGAAGCGGCTTCGAAGGAGCGACGCACGCGCCGGGACCAATCAGCGGACATCGCGCTCCTCCCGGGCGGTGAGAAAGGGGGTCAGCATCCCGGCGCACCAGGCGGGGCGGGTCAGGGGCAGGAGGTGTCCCCCGGTGTCGCTCCAGCGGAGGATGGTATCGGGGAAGCACTCCCGGCTCATGTCGGGGGATACGATGGGGTCGTCACGGCTGGCCAGGGCCAGGCAACGGGTCGCCCAATCCTTCTGGAGGGAACGGGCATCGTGTTCCTGCAGCAAAGCCAGTCCCTGGTCCAGGTGCTGGAGGTGTGGCTGGAGTCCGGCGGCGGGAAGCGGGGGATGAACGCCGCTGCGGGCCGCGAAGTCGCTGATGACCTGGAGGGGATCCTCTTGCAGGCGGGTGCGCATGCGTTCCAGGAGACGGGGTGGCACGCCGTGGGGGAAGTCCTGTTGCCGGTGGAAGCAGGAGAAGCCGCCGATGCTGACCAGGCCTTGTGAGTATCGGGCGATGGCGGGGTCGGCGAGGCGGGAGAGCAACCACAGGTAGCCCAGGGAATGGCCGAGGCCGATCCAGGGTTCCTGGGGA
This genomic interval carries:
- a CDS encoding methyltransferase, whose amino-acid sequence is MSADWSRRVRRSFEAASATYDESARIQQEAVRHLMRRIDPLELGNTPNILEIGCGTGFLSRALRQRWPQGRLLCTDLAPGMVLRCRQRLGERDGLSFLIMDGEHPAVRGGWDLVVSSLTWQWFADPSGALVRWGGLLRPGGWLALATLGEGTFREWAELCAARGVPCGVLPFPDAATLSSWWQGGGEVEEVRLTERHASGLAFLRQLRRIGAGVPREGHRPMETAPLRGILRGSENTGAFAVSYRLLVGLFQGREGV
- a CDS encoding alpha/beta hydrolase; amino-acid sequence: MEEKRPLLLLVHGWALGPGLWRPLRHHLPGWRTHSLNLGFFGELDTTLPQEPWIGLGHSLGYLWLLSRLADPAIARYSQGLVSIGGFSCFHRQQDFPHGVPPRLLERMRTRLQEDPLQVISDFAARSGVHPPLPAAGLQPHLQHLDQGLALLQEHDARSLQKDWATRCLALASRDDPIVSPDMSRECFPDTILRWSDTGGHLLPLTRPAWCAGMLTPFLTAREERDVR